The nucleotide sequence TGAATGCATGAGCTAGGAGTATCGCGATAAACAATCCCTTGGAATTTTCCCCAAGGGGTAATGAATTCACGAGTACCTTCACGAACCACAATACTTTCATGTTGGCTACGGTATTGAATGAGATCTGCAATGCTGCCAATTTTTAATTGATGCTCTTTTGCAAATTCCAAAAGATCTGGAAGACGTGCCATGCTGCCATCGTCTTTCATAATTTCACAAATCACGGAAGTCGGTGAGCATCCAGCCATTGCTGCTAAGTCGCAGCCCGCTTCAGTATGTCCTGAGCGAATAAGTACACCACCAGGCTGTGCCATCAATGGAAAAATATGGCCAGGCTGAACTAAATCACTGGGCTTGGCGTTTGGAGCCACGGCAGTTTTAATTGTAAGTGCGCGATCAGCTGCTGAAATACCAGTAGTCACTCCGCTGGCTGCTTCAATAGAGACTGTGAAATTCGTTCCCATTGATGTGCCGTTATCACGAACCATCAAAGGAAGATTCAGTTGTTGGCAACGCTCGCGTGTCAGGGTTAAGCAAATCAATCCACGGCCATGTTTTGCCATGAAATTCACGGCCTCAGCTGTAACGTGATCGGCGGCCAGAACTAAATCGCCCTCGTTTTCACGATCTTCTTCATCGACGAGGATCACCATTTTGCCGGCGCTAAGCTCAGCAATAATTTCTTCGGTGGAGGCAAGGGTATTTGGCATAGCGCTCTATTTTAAGCTCAGGAGCCCTTTACAGTGCTGTCCCACCTTAATATCCCGTGTTTCTGACAGCAAGAGCCTTAGATGTGAGTTTCAGTTCACAAGACTGCCTTTGAAAATGGGCGATGCCTCCTAAAAAGACCTCCAACCCAGCATACGGACCTATGAATTGCCGGGGATTTATTTTGTTAGAGGTTTTGGTGGCCATGAGCATGATTTTGGGGGTCTGGATGGCATCGGCGGGTGTTTATCAGCGCCTGGCCTTAACCCTGACTCAACAAGAGAGCAAAAGAGCGCAACTTAGAAAGGATTCAGATGCTTTTGAAATGCAGGAGCAAAGCAGGATCAATCTCAATCTACCCAATAAAGCTTTAAGTTATGAGTCTACTCGAATGTCTGGTCGGGATCGCTCTGTGCGCATTGCTACTCAACCCACTATTAAAAACAAGCGCTGATTTGGTAATCAAGCAAATTGAGTATGAAAAATCACAAGCGCTAATTTCAGAAGCAGATCGTGCATTTGAATTAATTGGCCGAGCTATTCGTATAGCGGGTTATCGAAATATTCAAGACGCTCAAATCCTAAGTCAGAAGTCAAGACAAAAAATAAGGCATCAAAAAAATGATAGCTCATTGCTTCAGGTCGAAAAAAGATCGGGATTCCGAGGATCGGATTCACTGATCATTCGTCATGAATTATCCGCTAGTACAGATTTTGATTGCATTGGAAATGTACTGACTCAAGATCGCACCAAAAATAATTTGGCCATGCAAGGATTCTTGGTGGATCGTCAGGCAGGTATTCCAAAAGGCAAAAAAGTCAATGGTGGTTCGCTAATTTGTCAGTCACTCGATCGCCAGGGCCGCATACAAAATACCACCTTAATGAATGGAGTCAATAGTCTTCTGATAGAAGAGTTGAGCCTCTCTGAAGCCCAGCAATCATCGGTGTTAAGGCTTTTTAAGGTCAAGCTACAAATGACTGATGGGGCTAAGCTCAACTTGGATCTCGAGCGCACTTTTGCGACGAGGAATTTCTTATGATTTTGGCTTGGGTGATATCGCTGCTATTGCTCTGTTCATCTCTCATAGCGTATTTGGAGAGGCTGAGTGCATTACGCATCGTAGAAGTAAAAACAATGGAAGCATCTCAGAAACATTTTATTGCTGCTGAAAAATCGGTCTTAGACTGTGAGAAAAATTTAACCGCTCTTGCTAATCTCGAAGAGAATACTTGTTTTATTCAATCAGTAGGAAAAAATCGTTGGTTGATTTCCAGTAAAGAAAAGCCAGCGATTCAGATTGGTGTTGTGATTGATGAAACAAATGGCACAGTAACTCGCATTAACTGGCGACATATATTTGAATAACTTAATGCTAGATTCAAAATCCGGATTTAGTCTCTTGGAGTTAATGGCTGTGGTTTTGCTCATTGCCATTGTTGCGATGATGACCATGCCTTTATTGCAAGAACAAATTGCCGCACGAGAAATCGAAACTATCGCTCGAAGGTTTATTGCTCATGCGCACTTTGCTCGTCAGCAAGCTTTGTATTTAGGGCAACCCGTGCGCCTTGCGCCTATTGCTGACGATCGATGGGAGTCGGGGTGGGTAGTTAAAAGCGGCTGCATCGGTAAGGCAGTCAAATCAGGTTGTATTGAAAAGTCTTGGTTTTTGCAGGGAGGCATCGACCCCATTTACTTTAAGGGCGGAGGTAAGCAATTTATTGATCCCAATTCTGGCAAGAAGAGCATTCTGTTTAATGCCGCCGGTGCGGCAAAAACGGCTCAAGGCGGGTTTGTGGCCAATCGATTGATCCTGGGTCACAGCAGGGCTCCCGACTTGGAGCGCCAAATGATTTTGGGAAGTGGAGGTCGCTGGCGCATCTGCGACCCCGCTAGAGATACTAAGCGCTGCCATTGAATGGTTTAATAGACCCTATGTACAGCGCAGTTGACCACCAGTTTATGAGTAAGGCTTTAGCCGAGGCTCAAAAAGCACTTTATTTATCGAACCCTAATCCTAGAGTGGGTTGTGTCATTGTTAAAGATGACAAAGTTATTGGTAAGGGCTTTACTCAGAAGGTAGGCAGTGCTCATGCTGAGATACAAGCCCTAGCGAATGCCAAATCACTCGGAAATGATCCTGCGGGATCAACCATCTATGTAACGCTGGAGCCCTGCAGTCATACTGGGCGAACTCCCCCATGCGTTGATGCATTGATTGCTGCAAAACCGAAAGCCATATTTGTGGCAATGTCTGATCCCAATCCTTTGGTTGGTGGCAAGGGCTTAGAAAAACTAAAAACTGCAGGCATCGTAGTACATTGCGGATTAATGGAAGCCGAAGCGCATGCATTAAATCCTGGATTTATTTCACGCATGACTCGAGGTTTGCCTTGGGTGCGCATGAAAATTGCTGCAAGTCTCGATGGTAAGACGGCTTTACCGGATGGCCGTAGTCAGTGGATCACCGGACCGCTTGCAAGAGCTGATGGCCATCATTGGCGTGCACAAGCATGTGCCATTGTGACTGGTGTAGGAACTGTTAAAGAAGACGATCCCACTCTGAATGTGCGGGATGTTCAAACTGAGCGTCAACCTTGGCGCATCATCGTTGATTCCAAATTAGAAACGCCGCCGGCAGCAAAGATTCTCAACAACATTGATCAATCAGGCGTCATCATTGTTTGTGCAAGTCTTGATGGCCCAGAGATGCAGCAAAAAGCC is from Polynucleobacter sp. MWH-S4W17 and encodes:
- the ribBA gene encoding bifunctional 3,4-dihydroxy-2-butanone-4-phosphate synthase/GTP cyclohydrolase II; translation: MPNTLASTEEIIAELSAGKMVILVDEEDRENEGDLVLAADHVTAEAVNFMAKHGRGLICLTLTRERCQQLNLPLMVRDNGTSMGTNFTVSIEAASGVTTGISAADRALTIKTAVAPNAKPSDLVQPGHIFPLMAQPGGVLIRSGHTEAGCDLAAMAGCSPTSVICEIMKDDGSMARLPDLLEFAKEHQLKIGSIADLIQYRSQHESIVVREGTREFITPWGKFQGIVYRDTPSSCIHIALVHGKPSEAQETLVRVHEPVTVLDFLDSNVSTHSWPLAKALEELASAPTGVAVLLNASGIAAPNDQDWLAQFQKLNQSHEEAKKPLARKTDFRSYGIGAQILKDIGVGKMCLLANPSPVPSLSGYKLEVTGYKPYTS
- the ribD gene encoding bifunctional diaminohydroxyphosphoribosylaminopyrimidine deaminase/5-amino-6-(5-phosphoribosylamino)uracil reductase RibD, coding for MYSAVDHQFMSKALAEAQKALYLSNPNPRVGCVIVKDDKVIGKGFTQKVGSAHAEIQALANAKSLGNDPAGSTIYVTLEPCSHTGRTPPCVDALIAAKPKAIFVAMSDPNPLVGGKGLEKLKTAGIVVHCGLMEAEAHALNPGFISRMTRGLPWVRMKIAASLDGKTALPDGRSQWITGPLARADGHHWRAQACAIVTGVGTVKEDDPTLNVRDVQTERQPWRIIVDSKLETPPAAKILNNIDQSGVIIVCASLDGPEMQQKAKAFTARGIEVIAMANPSGKVDLPKLFSYLAKEREMNEIHIEAGFKLNGSLLRENCVDELLLYYAPFLMGEGIGMANVAPLNSLNDREQWQVIDHSLFGSDLRLRLIKN
- a CDS encoding GspH/FimT family pseudopilin, with the protein product MLDSKSGFSLLELMAVVLLIAIVAMMTMPLLQEQIAAREIETIARRFIAHAHFARQQALYLGQPVRLAPIADDRWESGWVVKSGCIGKAVKSGCIEKSWFLQGGIDPIYFKGGGKQFIDPNSGKKSILFNAAGAAKTAQGGFVANRLILGHSRAPDLERQMILGSGGRWRICDPARDTKRCH